The genomic stretch TCGGCGGCCCCGGCCTGGTCGACTACGTCAACATCGGCATCATCGAGGGCGCGCACGGCACGCACGTCGCCGGCATCACCGCCGCGAACAGCATGCTGGGCAACAGCGCCTTCAACGGCGCCGCCCCCGGCGCCAAGATCGTTTCCTCGCGCGCCTGCTCCTGGGGCGGCGGCTGCACGTACGCCGCGCTCACCACCGGCATGGCCGACCTGGTGATCAACCGCGGCGTCGACGTGATCAACATGTCGATCGGTGGCCTGCCGGCGCTCAACGACGGCAACAACGCCCGCGCCACCCTCTACAACAACCTGATCACCACCTACGGTGTCCAGATGTTCATCTCGGCCGGCAACTCCGGCCCGGGTGTGAACACCATCGGCGACCCGTCGGCGTCGAGCAACGTGGTCAGCGTGGCGGCCAGCATCAGCAAGGACACCTGGCTGGCCAACTACGGCTCGGTGGTGAAGAAGAAGAACGCGTTGTTCAACTTCTCCTCGCGCGGCCCGCGTGAGGACGGCGGCGCCAAGCCGAACATCGCCGCGCCGGGTTCGGCCATCTCCGCCACCCCGGTCTGGCAGGCCGGCAGCCCGGTGCCCGAGGCCGGCTACACCCTCCCGCCGGGCTACGGCATGTTCAACGGTACGTCGATGGCCTCCCCGCAGGCCGCCGGTGGTGCCGCGCTGCTGCTCTCGGCCGCCAAGGCCACCGACAAGGGCGTGACGCCCGCCGCGCTGCGTCGGGCGATCTACAGCTCGGCCAAGCCGATCGCGGACACCCCGACCTTCGGGCAGGGCTACGGCATGTTCAATGTGCCGGGTGCCTGGAAGCTGCTGCGCAAGAGCAGCGAGCCGAACGACTACACCTCCGAGGCCCCGGTCTGCACGGTGCTTTCCAACCAGCTCGCCACGCCCAACCGCGGCACCGGTGTCTACAACCGGTGTGCCGCAGCCGACGGCGGTCACAGGATCAACCAGTCGAAGTCGTACCAGGTCAAGCTGACCCGGACCAGCGGCCCGACCGGCAACGTGCGGCACAACATCGGCCTGCACGGCAACAACGGCACGTTCAAGGCGCCGAAGAACGTCACGCTGCCGCTGAACAAGACCGTCACCATCACGGTGACCGCCAAGCCGAAGACCGCCGGGGCGCACGGCACGATCGTCACGGTCGACGACCCGAGCACCAACACGATCGACTTCGAGTTCTCCGCAGTCGTGGTGGCCTCGAACGACGTGAGCAAGCCCGCCTTCGCCTACTCGGCACGGGGCACGGTGGATCGCAACAACACCACCTCGTACTTCGTGACGGTGCCGCCGGGTGCCGGTGCGCTGCAGGTGAACCTCTCCGGCATCGCCACCGGGTCACAGACCCGCTTCATCGCCATCAACCCGTACGGCGTCCCGGTGGAGAGCACCTCCAGCCTGGCCTGCTACACCAACTTCGCCAGCACGGTCGTCTGCAACGCGTTCGAGCGTGACTACCAGAACCCGCTGCCGGGTGTCTGGGAGATCGAGGTGGAGTCGCGGCGGACCTCGCCAGCGCTGAACAACCCGTACCAGCTCCAGGCACGGGTGCAGGGCATCACGGTCGAGCCGGCCGTGGTCGAGCTGCCGGCGGTCACCGCCGGTGTCCCGACCCCGGTGACCTGGTCGCTGAAGAACGC from Micromonospora craniellae encodes the following:
- a CDS encoding S8 family serine peptidase; translated protein: MSKPRILSRRTSAALFASVMAAGAVTVVGGTATASAAPAGSDTAQATPAEVLGDHDAKLLSEAEAKKAPTVTMIVATDKGKAKDVADDLKDLGAAVTERYDTIGYVLAKVPTGKAVKAAMLPGVAEVDLDETIQLPDPKPEVVQGAKKAARQGATLSGPGAGTPADNPYMPSGEIGAVKFVKQNPTWDGRGVTIGIMDTGVDLEHPALQVTTTGERKIVDSVTATDPFEDPTWRPMITQVTGPTFTVAGRTWTAPAGTYRFNLFSESITANSEPAGDVNRDGDTTDQFGILFDPATNNVWVDTDQDGDFTDEALMRPYKEKFDVGYFGTDDPATPVTERMSFVVEYRKNVDTTPLGGPGLVDYVNIGIIEGAHGTHVAGITAANSMLGNSAFNGAAPGAKIVSSRACSWGGGCTYAALTTGMADLVINRGVDVINMSIGGLPALNDGNNARATLYNNLITTYGVQMFISAGNSGPGVNTIGDPSASSNVVSVAASISKDTWLANYGSVVKKKNALFNFSSRGPREDGGAKPNIAAPGSAISATPVWQAGSPVPEAGYTLPPGYGMFNGTSMASPQAAGGAALLLSAAKATDKGVTPAALRRAIYSSAKPIADTPTFGQGYGMFNVPGAWKLLRKSSEPNDYTSEAPVCTVLSNQLATPNRGTGVYNRCAAADGGHRINQSKSYQVKLTRTSGPTGNVRHNIGLHGNNGTFKAPKNVTLPLNKTVTITVTAKPKTAGAHGTIVTVDDPSTNTIDFEFSAVVVASNDVSKPAFAYSARGTVDRNNTTSYFVTVPPGAGALQVNLSGIATGSQTRFIAINPYGVPVESTSSLACYTNFASTVVCNAFERDYQNPLPGVWEIEVESRRTSPALNNPYQLQARVQGITVEPAVVELPAVTAGVPTPVTWSLKNAFGPVSVTGQGGPLSSVHTERPTIVELAQQEFTVEVPAGATSFTARIGNPSNASADLDLFIYRGTTLVGQQADGDSEEAVTLTNPVAGTYRVVVDAYAVDGAGGSTAYDYRDSFSSPSLGTLSASGGTLTLNNGATGSLSGSVTAQSAPPAGRALYGELAVVTTEGAVVGRGAVSVGAVN